Proteins encoded within one genomic window of Haladaptatus sp. QDMS2:
- a CDS encoding DoxX family protein: MSINAPNTFESQIAGVTVTGKAHSLSAWFVLALRLVIGFAFLYTGLEKVLNGFSAAGYLGNVAAANGNPLEGMFLWMSQTPWFVDFVNVAVPWGEVFIGLGLMVGLLTRLAAFFGAFMMLMFYFGNWNMAHGFINSDFMYMLVFLAVAAFGAGRILGLDAFVERYEIDGTALIEKYPALDYILG; this comes from the coding sequence ATGTCCATCAACGCCCCTAACACGTTCGAGAGCCAGATCGCTGGCGTCACCGTCACCGGGAAAGCTCACAGCCTCAGCGCGTGGTTCGTCCTCGCGCTCCGCCTCGTCATCGGTTTCGCGTTCCTTTACACCGGCCTCGAAAAGGTTCTCAACGGCTTCAGCGCCGCAGGATATCTCGGAAACGTCGCCGCAGCAAACGGAAATCCCCTTGAGGGAATGTTCCTCTGGATGAGCCAGACGCCCTGGTTCGTCGACTTTGTGAACGTCGCGGTTCCGTGGGGTGAAGTGTTCATCGGCCTTGGCCTCATGGTTGGCCTCCTGACCCGCCTCGCGGCGTTCTTCGGCGCGTTCATGATGCTCATGTTCTACTTCGGCAACTGGAACATGGCCCACGGGTTCATCAACAGCGACTTCATGTACATGCTGGTCTTCCTCGCGGTGGCCGCGTTCGGTGCGGGTCGCATCCTCGGCCTCGACGCGTTTGTCGAGCGCTACGAGATCGATGGCACGGCTCTCATCGAGAAGTACCCCGCCTTGGACTACATCCTCGGGTGA